One window of the Thermomicrobiales bacterium genome contains the following:
- a CDS encoding restriction endonuclease PLD domain-containing protein gives MPRIFDNMKQKLLPAIRSTLSQANGMDISVGYFNLRGWQLIDDLVETLPVNGAAPCRLLVGMTLAPHDELRRARRLKPEEAPDQQELARRRRKVAEQFREQLIFGRPTNQDEDGLRRLSAQLRAGKLVVKLHLDHPLHAKLYLFRRDDADNPMTGYVGSSNLTMPGLSCQGELNVDVLDHDACEKLAEVVRRSLE, from the coding sequence ATGCCGCGCATCTTCGACAACATGAAGCAGAAGCTCTTGCCGGCCATTCGCTCGACCCTGTCGCAAGCCAATGGTATGGATATCTCGGTCGGCTATTTCAACCTGCGCGGATGGCAACTGATCGACGATCTCGTCGAGACGCTGCCGGTGAACGGCGCCGCGCCATGTCGTTTGCTGGTGGGAATGACACTCGCGCCACATGATGAGCTGAGACGAGCCCGGAGACTCAAGCCGGAAGAGGCGCCTGACCAGCAGGAACTGGCACGACGTCGCCGAAAGGTCGCGGAACAGTTCCGCGAGCAGCTAATTTTCGGTAGGCCGACGAACCAGGACGAGGACGGGCTTCGCCGCCTCAGCGCGCAGCTTCGAGCAGGAAAGCTGGTGGTCAAGCTCCATCTCGATCATCCGCTGCACGCCAAGCTCTATCTGTTTCGCCGCGATGATGCCGACAACCCGATGACGGGCTACGTCGGCAGCAGCAACCTCACGATGCCGGGGTTGTCGTGCCAGGGCGAGCTCAACGTTGACGTGCTCGATCATGATGCTTGCGAGAAGCTGGCAGAAGTGGTTCGACGATCGTTGGAGTGA
- a CDS encoding mechanosensitive ion channel family protein translates to MIPGGMHLFDSLTPVLSLTMGDILVTVREITSGDIGGWLLGLLSDTVRSILRIVMIVVISLVLIRLLRVTIRRIVTGLLSAQTEPTPAQHQRADTLGRVTESTGRVIVIIIATMMVLSNLGFDLAPLIASAGLAGIAIGLGAQSLVRDMLNGFFILFEDQYGVGDFITVGAHSGTVEAIDLRRTVLRAIDGSQIVVPNGEIRVLENQSKGWSRAVLAVQAAPNADDAQVIATLNEVLAEVQNDPKLNERILEPPLLLGITAVTAIGVTYSILVKTEPLQQWAVERELRARIREAFRVHDIPVPLVTTTLPAAEG, encoded by the coding sequence GTGATCCCTGGCGGCATGCATCTGTTCGATAGTCTGACTCCGGTTCTCAGCCTCACGATGGGCGACATACTCGTCACTGTTCGCGAGATCACCAGCGGAGACATCGGTGGCTGGCTGCTCGGGCTATTGAGCGACACTGTTCGCTCGATCCTCCGGATCGTCATGATCGTCGTCATTTCCCTTGTTCTGATCCGCCTGCTGCGTGTGACCATCCGGCGGATTGTTACCGGTCTGCTCTCGGCCCAGACCGAGCCGACGCCGGCGCAGCACCAGCGCGCCGATACGCTGGGCCGGGTCACCGAGTCGACCGGACGGGTGATAGTCATCATCATCGCGACGATGATGGTCCTGTCGAACCTGGGCTTCGATCTGGCCCCGCTGATCGCCAGCGCCGGCCTGGCCGGCATCGCCATCGGCCTCGGCGCGCAGAGCCTCGTCCGCGACATGCTCAACGGCTTCTTCATCCTGTTCGAGGACCAGTACGGCGTTGGCGACTTCATCACCGTCGGCGCGCATAGCGGGACGGTCGAAGCGATCGACCTGCGCCGAACGGTGCTGCGGGCGATCGACGGGTCGCAAATCGTGGTCCCCAACGGCGAAATCCGCGTGCTGGAGAATCAATCCAAGGGCTGGTCGCGCGCCGTCCTTGCCGTCCAGGCAGCCCCGAACGCCGACGATGCGCAGGTTATCGCGACGCTGAACGAAGTGCTGGCCGAGGTTCAGAACGATCCGAAGCTGAACGAGCGCATTCTGGAGCCGCCGCTCCTGTTGGGGATCACCGCGGTCACCGCGATCGGTGTGACATACAGCATCCTGGTCAAGACCGAGCCGCTCCAGCAGTGGGCGGTCGAGCGCGAGTTGCGCGCGCGCATCCGCGAGGCGTTCCGCGTCCACGACATCCCCGTGCCGCTCGTCACGACGACCCTCCCCGCCGCAGAAGGCTGA
- a CDS encoding DUF5317 domain-containing protein, whose protein sequence is MVLLVAILLALVAGYLTGGSLAHANQARFRALPLFVGAAVVQVLIFTPLLGARDFIHEYGSLIYIASVLASLGAILLNLHIPGMKIMAAGAALNALVIIANGGYMPSTEAALARAGKLEAVERSEAQAPGDDWLLTNSTIADDDTRLLFLGDVIAIPEGVPLANVISIGDLLLALGAALAVLRVMHLPAEAAATNSEGG, encoded by the coding sequence GTGGTCCTCCTCGTAGCCATTCTGCTGGCGCTGGTTGCCGGCTACCTGACCGGCGGATCGCTGGCCCACGCCAACCAGGCGCGCTTTCGCGCCCTGCCGCTCTTCGTCGGCGCAGCCGTCGTCCAGGTTCTCATCTTCACCCCGCTGTTGGGCGCGCGCGACTTCATCCACGAGTACGGCTCGCTGATCTACATCGCCAGTGTCCTGGCCAGCCTCGGCGCGATTCTGCTGAACCTGCATATCCCGGGGATGAAGATCATGGCGGCCGGCGCTGCGCTGAACGCGCTGGTGATCATCGCCAACGGCGGCTACATGCCATCGACCGAGGCAGCGCTGGCTCGCGCCGGCAAGCTGGAAGCAGTCGAACGGTCCGAAGCGCAGGCGCCGGGTGACGACTGGCTGCTCACCAACAGCACGATCGCCGACGACGACACCCGCCTGCTGTTCCTCGGCGATGTCATCGCCATCCCCGAAGGGGTGCCGCTGGCGAACGTTATCTCGATCGGCGACCTGTTGCTGGCCCTCGGCGCGGCGCTGGCGGTTCTGCGGGTGATGCACTTGCCGGCCGAAGCAGCCGCAACGAATAGCGAGGGGGGCTAG
- a CDS encoding ATP-binding protein, with translation MDTEQMRQLIAGGESFTVEFKSDKQRLSDRDLCENVVCLANADGGVILVGVENDGRVTGAKPRHDGTTEPRKLQAMIFNNTVPSINTRVSVHRIDDTDVLAVEVDAYPAICATNDGKTLRRVDGIDGPECRPFLPHEHASRRSDLGLLDYSAQRVDGATWDDLDPLEIERLRQTIARLSGDRALQELDNADLARALQLVESRDGGLIPNVAGMLLLGREPAIRQALPTHEVAFQVLDERGDVPVNDWFHGPLLRTLEEIELRFSARNEEREAIVGLFRLPVPDYAPDAFREALNNAVVHRDYARRGAVHIQLYPDHLFLSNPGGFVEGIRLDNLLTHEPKPRNQRLAAAFRRIGLVETTGRGIDRIFEGQLRYGRPAPDYGASDREAVRLTLRGGDSSLEFVVFVYEQDRAGSRLSLEDLIVLDQLQYERRLSAETVASLIQRDETRARATLERLVERGLIEAIGNARSRSYHLSAMLYRRFGTPSGYVRLRGFDAIQQESMILSYVTAHGRITRREVRTLCGIEDHQARYLLQRLVRENKLRQRGERRGAYYELHLDETP, from the coding sequence ATGGACACTGAGCAGATGCGGCAGCTGATCGCGGGTGGCGAGTCGTTCACCGTCGAGTTCAAGAGTGACAAGCAGCGGCTGTCGGATCGTGATCTGTGTGAGAACGTCGTCTGTCTGGCGAACGCCGACGGAGGTGTGATTCTCGTCGGCGTCGAGAACGACGGCCGAGTGACGGGAGCAAAGCCCCGGCACGACGGAACGACCGAGCCGCGCAAGCTCCAGGCGATGATCTTCAATAACACCGTCCCGTCGATCAACACTCGCGTCAGCGTCCATCGCATTGATGACACTGACGTGCTGGCGGTCGAGGTCGATGCCTACCCCGCGATCTGCGCGACGAATGATGGGAAGACCCTGCGCCGGGTCGACGGCATCGACGGGCCCGAGTGCCGGCCCTTCCTGCCCCACGAGCACGCGAGCCGCCGTAGCGACCTGGGCTTGCTTGACTACTCGGCGCAGCGAGTCGACGGCGCGACCTGGGACGATCTTGACCCACTGGAGATCGAGCGCCTGCGGCAGACGATAGCTCGCCTGAGCGGGGATCGGGCGCTTCAGGAGCTCGACAACGCCGACCTGGCACGCGCGTTGCAGCTCGTCGAGAGCAGAGATGGCGGTTTGATTCCGAACGTCGCGGGCATGCTGCTGCTTGGTCGTGAGCCAGCGATCAGGCAGGCCCTACCGACTCATGAGGTCGCGTTCCAGGTGCTTGATGAACGAGGCGACGTGCCGGTCAACGACTGGTTTCATGGCCCGCTCCTACGGACGCTTGAAGAGATCGAGCTGCGCTTCAGCGCGCGCAACGAGGAGCGCGAAGCAATCGTGGGCTTGTTTCGGTTGCCAGTGCCGGACTACGCCCCCGATGCCTTTCGCGAGGCATTAAACAATGCGGTCGTGCATCGCGACTATGCCAGACGTGGCGCAGTCCACATCCAGCTCTATCCGGACCATCTGTTTCTGAGTAATCCGGGTGGGTTTGTCGAGGGTATCCGTCTCGATAACCTGCTCACCCATGAGCCGAAGCCGCGTAATCAGCGTCTTGCGGCCGCGTTCAGAAGAATTGGTCTGGTCGAGACAACAGGACGGGGGATCGATCGTATTTTCGAGGGGCAGTTGCGCTATGGCCGTCCGGCCCCGGATTATGGCGCCAGCGATCGAGAGGCAGTTCGCCTGACGCTCCGTGGTGGTGATAGCAGCCTGGAGTTCGTCGTCTTTGTGTACGAACAGGACCGCGCTGGCAGCCGACTGAGCCTCGAAGACTTGATCGTTCTCGACCAGCTCCAATACGAGCGTCGACTGAGCGCAGAGACAGTAGCTTCGCTCATCCAGCGTGACGAGACGCGGGCGCGTGCCACGTTGGAGCGATTGGTAGAGAGGGGGTTGATTGAGGCAATCGGGAATGCCCGGAGCCGCTCATATCATCTCAGCGCAATGCTCTACCGTCGGTTTGGCACACCATCAGGCTACGTTCGGCTTCGCGGTTTCGATGCGATCCAGCAGGAGTCGATGATTCTCTCCTACGTTACGGCACACGGGCGGATCACTCGCCGTGAGGTCAGGACACTGTGCGGTATTGAGGACCATCAAGCACGCTATCTCCTTCAGCGGCTCGTACGAGAGAATAAGCTGCGGCAACGCGGCGAGCGCCGCGGCGCGTACTACGAGCTTCATTTGGATGAAACGCCATAG
- a CDS encoding DNA methyltransferase — translation MLDPTCGSGAFLFAALNILAPLYDACLERMEELVAELDHSAEAHRPEKYKDFRATLAEVGKHASRNYYIFKSIIIQNLYGVDIMEEAVEICKLRLFLKLACRSWRPARPHRAAA, via the coding sequence GTGCTGGATCCGACCTGCGGCTCCGGCGCGTTCCTGTTCGCGGCGCTGAACATCCTCGCGCCGCTCTACGATGCCTGCCTGGAGCGGATGGAGGAGCTGGTCGCCGAGCTTGACCACTCGGCCGAGGCCCACCGGCCGGAGAAGTACAAGGACTTCCGCGCCACGCTGGCCGAAGTCGGGAAGCACGCCAGCCGCAACTACTACATCTTCAAGAGCATCATCATCCAGAACCTGTACGGGGTCGACATCATGGAGGAGGCGGTCGAGATCTGCAAGCTGCGCCTCTTCCTGAAGCTCGCCTGCCGCAGCTGGAGGCCGGCCAGACCGCATCGAGCCGCTGCCTGA
- a CDS encoding succinylglutamate desuccinylase/aspartoacylase family protein — MGQPASAVFPWSIVPEPGAGEKRTGYLRWRDDALRGWEWPYFAIRGSQPGRAVAILAALHGGEYPGVLGALRLARMLQPERVRGSLLILPVVNQPSFWARSAFVTPPDGKNQNRVFPGNALGMLTEVLAWRLMEEIVAPADVVIDLHSGDVFESLAAHACRYDMGDAGIDDLTTRMCAAFGLPFAITYPRPKVTGSLAGNAALAGKLSMLIEVGGNGLATDEDAQVIFQGLINTLRVVGTLGGMLPETTVRWLVDGQQLRAPADALWRSAVRRGQPVAAGDVLGTLYDQLGEELARPVAEMAGIALYHLSALAVREGDPLVYITPEVMR; from the coding sequence ATGGGGCAGCCTGCGTCGGCGGTGTTTCCATGGTCGATCGTGCCGGAGCCGGGGGCCGGCGAGAAGCGCACGGGCTATCTGCGCTGGCGCGATGACGCGCTGCGGGGCTGGGAGTGGCCGTATTTCGCCATCCGTGGCAGCCAGCCGGGCCGGGCGGTGGCGATCCTCGCCGCGCTGCACGGCGGCGAGTACCCGGGCGTGCTGGGGGCGCTGCGTCTGGCGCGGATGCTCCAGCCGGAGCGGGTGCGCGGGTCGCTGCTGATCCTGCCGGTCGTCAACCAGCCGTCGTTCTGGGCGCGCTCGGCCTTCGTTACCCCGCCAGACGGCAAGAACCAGAACCGCGTCTTCCCCGGCAACGCGCTCGGCATGCTGACCGAGGTGCTTGCCTGGCGGCTGATGGAGGAGATCGTCGCGCCGGCCGATGTCGTGATCGACCTGCACAGCGGCGATGTCTTCGAGTCGCTCGCCGCGCACGCCTGCCGCTACGACATGGGCGACGCCGGGATCGACGATCTCACCACGCGGATGTGCGCGGCGTTCGGGCTGCCGTTCGCGATCACCTACCCGCGCCCGAAGGTGACCGGGTCGCTGGCCGGCAACGCGGCGCTGGCGGGGAAGCTCTCGATGCTGATCGAGGTCGGCGGTAACGGGCTGGCGACGGACGAGGACGCGCAGGTCATCTTCCAGGGGTTGATCAACACGCTGCGTGTCGTCGGCACGCTTGGCGGGATGCTGCCGGAGACGACGGTGCGTTGGCTGGTGGATGGGCAGCAGCTCCGCGCGCCGGCCGACGCGCTCTGGCGGTCTGCCGTCCGGCGGGGGCAGCCAGTCGCGGCCGGCGACGTGCTCGGCACGCTCTACGATCAGCTGGGTGAGGAGCTGGCGCGGCCGGTTGCCGAGATGGCTGGCATCGCGCTCTATCATCTGAGCGCGCTGGCGGTTCGCGAGGGCGACCCGCTGGTCTACATCACGCCGGAGGTGATGAGGTAG
- a CDS encoding Eco57I restriction-modification methylase domain-containing protein, with translation MRKAAAMDARGNMRLPMPEDEAAMRQLEERAELADRAYRQFREQQTTWGGQIGPRAKLELRDRLRDLSAELDRYLARLYGIHPESSRSPLEHEQQFNTWRESHQPFHWLVDFYGIMHRGGFDVIIGNPPYVSVRKISYLKPSNNTSRYSDIYAYVVMRCLELAGSRGRCGMIVPLSLTFSEDFGYLRSSLSEWGRGWYSSYDNIPAALFSGVSQRCTIWLGSHGESQMLVGPMHRWRAKYRPSLLSTITYTPIAVTHVHTFGIPKVAGATLQDILTRQRLYARPGPLYTRDDPLATHRLMFAPSARNFMSVYAERPPTLGVVSLDRTSSKSPGVLRFRSSDTRFAALASTLGETGFWYWLTRGDGFDVTGWLLSDFLMALNAVPAEHCALLCQLGELLHERRFEALVFKKNAGKFVGNFNYRGMPEVTRRADLVLLAGLGASRDEAEELFDYVQRTLAINEQAGEKGIPDSIKAMFPPLPVDEDRHRSVFRDADELIQQHYGFTDEELDFIINYDIKYRMGRAGLAAGGDAGGDE, from the coding sequence GTGCGCAAGGCGGCCGCGATGGACGCCCGCGGCAATATGCGCCTGCCGATGCCGGAGGACGAGGCGGCCATGCGCCAGCTGGAGGAGCGCGCCGAGCTGGCCGATCGCGCCTACCGGCAGTTCCGCGAGCAGCAGACAACCTGGGGTGGCCAGATCGGCCCGCGGGCCAAGCTGGAGCTGCGCGACCGCCTGCGCGACCTCTCGGCCGAGCTGGACCGCTACCTGGCCCGCCTCTACGGCATCCACCCCGAATCCAGCCGCTCGCCGCTGGAGCACGAGCAGCAGTTCAACACGTGGCGCGAGAGCCACCAGCCGTTCCACTGGCTCGTCGACTTCTACGGGATCATGCACCGGGGCGGGTTCGACGTGATTATCGGGAATCCGCCGTATGTCTCGGTCAGGAAGATCTCGTATCTTAAGCCGTCCAACAACACAAGTCGGTATTCTGACATTTATGCATATGTGGTGATGCGCTGCCTCGAGCTGGCAGGGTCGCGTGGTCGATGCGGGATGATCGTTCCGCTGTCGCTCACCTTCAGCGAGGATTTCGGGTATTTGCGGTCGTCACTCAGCGAGTGGGGCCGCGGGTGGTACTCGTCGTACGACAACATCCCGGCTGCGCTCTTCAGCGGCGTCAGCCAACGCTGCACAATCTGGCTCGGCAGTCATGGCGAGAGCCAGATGCTTGTTGGCCCAATGCATCGTTGGCGCGCTAAGTACCGGCCCAGCCTGTTATCTACTATCACGTACACACCCATAGCAGTCACGCACGTACACACGTTCGGGATACCGAAGGTCGCAGGTGCCACGCTGCAAGATATTCTGACTCGCCAGCGGTTGTATGCGAGACCAGGCCCCCTCTATACACGCGACGATCCGCTCGCCACGCACCGGCTGATGTTTGCACCCTCGGCTCGTAACTTCATGTCGGTGTACGCAGAGCGTCCTCCGACCCTTGGCGTGGTATCGCTAGACAGGACCTCTTCAAAGAGTCCTGGTGTCCTTCGATTCCGTTCTAGCGATACGCGCTTTGCGGCACTGGCCTCCACGCTTGGTGAAACGGGGTTCTGGTACTGGCTCACCAGAGGTGATGGCTTCGACGTTACAGGGTGGTTACTCTCCGACTTCCTAATGGCGCTGAATGCGGTTCCAGCCGAGCATTGCGCGCTACTGTGCCAGCTTGGGGAGCTGCTGCATGAGCGGCGTTTCGAGGCGCTGGTGTTCAAGAAGAACGCAGGCAAGTTCGTCGGCAACTTCAACTATCGAGGCATGCCGGAGGTTACGCGGCGAGCCGACTTGGTACTCCTCGCTGGGCTTGGGGCATCGCGAGATGAGGCAGAAGAGTTATTCGACTATGTTCAGCGCACCTTGGCGATCAACGAACAGGCCGGTGAGAAGGGCATCCCCGATTCGATCAAGGCGATGTTCCCGCCGCTCCCTGTGGACGAAGACCGTCATCGATCCGTGTTCCGCGACGCGGACGAGCTCATCCAGCAGCATTACGGGTTCACGGACGAGGAGCTGGACTTCATCATCAATTACGACATCAAGTACCGGATGGGGCGCGCCGGGCTGGCGGCGGGCGGCGATGCGGGCGGGGACGAGTGA
- a CDS encoding L-fuconate dehydratase: MPTTITGLTAHDVRFPTSRALDGSDAMNPDPDYSAAYCILHTDGAHEGHGLTFTIGRGNELCVAAIEALRPLVVGRTLESFAADMGAFWSHMVGDSQLRWVGPEKGVIHLATGAVVNAVWDLWAKDEGKPLWKLVADMTPEELVACVPFRYITDAITPGEALDLLRRAAPGKEDRKAELRQTGYPAYTTSAGWLGYPDDKIRALCQEAIADGWNYVKLKVGRDLADDIRRCRIVREEIGPERKLMVDANQVWDVGQAIEWMTHLAPFDPWWIEEPTSPDDILGHATIARAVAPIGVATGEHCHNRIMFKQLMQADAISFCQLDAARLGGVNEALAVLLLAAKFGVPVCPHAGGVGLCEYVQHLAMIDYIAISGSMEGRVVEYVDHLHEHFVDPVSVLGGRYLPPEVPGYSVEMWPESIAAYSYPHGGAWLQLD, translated from the coding sequence GTGCCGACAACGATTACCGGCCTGACGGCGCATGATGTCCGATTCCCGACCTCCAGAGCGCTGGACGGCTCGGACGCGATGAACCCGGACCCGGACTACTCGGCTGCCTACTGCATCCTCCACACCGACGGCGCCCACGAGGGGCACGGCCTGACCTTCACGATCGGACGCGGCAACGAGCTCTGCGTCGCGGCGATCGAGGCGTTGCGACCGCTGGTCGTCGGACGGACGCTGGAGTCGTTCGCCGCCGATATGGGCGCGTTCTGGTCGCACATGGTCGGCGATAGCCAGCTGCGCTGGGTCGGGCCGGAGAAGGGCGTCATCCACCTGGCGACCGGCGCGGTGGTCAACGCCGTCTGGGACCTCTGGGCCAAGGACGAGGGCAAGCCGCTCTGGAAGCTGGTTGCCGACATGACGCCGGAGGAGCTCGTCGCCTGCGTCCCCTTCCGCTACATCACCGACGCGATCACGCCCGGCGAGGCGCTCGACCTGCTGCGCAGGGCGGCCCCCGGCAAGGAAGACCGCAAGGCGGAGCTGCGCCAGACCGGCTACCCGGCCTACACGACGTCGGCCGGCTGGCTGGGCTACCCCGACGACAAGATCCGCGCGCTCTGCCAGGAAGCGATCGCCGACGGCTGGAATTACGTCAAGCTGAAGGTGGGGCGCGACCTGGCCGATGACATCCGCCGCTGCCGGATCGTCCGCGAGGAGATCGGGCCGGAGCGCAAGCTGATGGTCGACGCCAACCAGGTCTGGGATGTCGGTCAGGCGATCGAGTGGATGACCCACCTCGCGCCGTTCGACCCGTGGTGGATCGAGGAGCCGACCAGCCCGGACGACATCCTCGGCCACGCGACGATCGCCCGCGCGGTCGCGCCGATCGGCGTCGCCACCGGCGAACATTGCCACAACCGGATCATGTTCAAGCAGCTGATGCAGGCGGACGCGATCTCCTTCTGCCAGCTCGACGCGGCCCGCCTGGGCGGGGTGAACGAGGCGCTGGCGGTGCTGCTGCTGGCGGCCAAGTTCGGCGTGCCTGTCTGCCCGCACGCCGGCGGCGTCGGGCTGTGCGAATACGTCCAGCACCTGGCGATGATCGACTACATCGCGATCAGCGGGTCGATGGAGGGCCGCGTCGTCGAGTACGTCGACCACCTCCACGAGCACTTCGTCGATCCGGTCAGCGTCCTCGGCGGCCGCTATCTGCCGCCGGAGGTCCCCGGCTACTCGGTCGAGATGTGGCCGGAGTCGATCGCCGCCTACTCGTATCCCCACGGTGGGGCGTGGTTGCAGCTGGATTGA
- a CDS encoding Hsp20/alpha crystallin family protein codes for MSIQRWDPWRDIVSLREAMNSLLEESFVRPRAGMVAITGGMALDLSETDEAYTIKTTVPGVKPENVDISILGDTLRIVAEVKADEERDGEKWLVRERRFGHFERTVALPSNVKADEAQADFDNGVLTIILPKAEAARPHQIQVRPGASAKGEQPQEITVESE; via the coding sequence ATGAGCATCCAGCGTTGGGATCCCTGGCGAGATATCGTCTCGCTCCGCGAGGCCATGAACAGCCTGCTCGAAGAGTCGTTCGTGCGGCCGCGTGCCGGCATGGTGGCGATCACCGGCGGAATGGCCCTCGACCTGTCGGAGACAGATGAGGCCTATACGATCAAGACGACCGTGCCGGGCGTGAAGCCGGAGAACGTCGATATTTCGATCCTCGGCGACACGCTCCGGATCGTGGCCGAGGTCAAGGCCGACGAGGAGCGCGACGGCGAGAAGTGGCTGGTCCGCGAGCGACGCTTCGGCCATTTCGAGCGCACGGTGGCGCTGCCGAGCAACGTCAAGGCCGACGAGGCGCAGGCTGACTTCGACAACGGCGTCCTGACGATTATCCTGCCGAAGGCGGAGGCAGCCCGCCCGCATCAGATCCAGGTGCGCCCGGGTGCCTCGGCCAAGGGAGAGCAGCCGCAGGAGATCACGGTCGAGAGCGAATAG
- a CDS encoding VOC family protein: MTVLREGDDLVLIFDRLVLDVAQLDRAIAFYTQALDFEIVTTADWLGHRTVLLQLGALHLLLLEQPNSANPLNLPKSGPVMALSDTQIDDRYQLLGRAGVEILAPIAESPWGGRSFLVRDPDDYLIVIQEPTGER; encoded by the coding sequence ATGACGGTGCTGCGTGAAGGGGACGATCTCGTGCTGATCTTTGACCGGCTCGTGCTGGACGTCGCGCAGCTGGACCGCGCGATCGCCTTTTACACTCAGGCACTCGATTTCGAGATCGTCACGACCGCCGACTGGCTGGGCCATCGCACGGTGTTGCTGCAGCTCGGCGCGCTCCATCTGCTGCTGCTGGAGCAGCCGAACAGCGCCAATCCATTGAACCTGCCGAAGTCCGGGCCGGTGATGGCCCTGTCCGATACCCAGATCGACGATCGTTACCAGTTGCTCGGGCGGGCCGGAGTTGAGATCCTCGCCCCGATCGCGGAATCTCCCTGGGGCGGGCGCTCGTTTCTCGTGCGCGATCCCGACGACTACCTGATCGTGATCCAGGAGCCGACCGGCGAGCGCTAG
- a CDS encoding MFS transporter, with product MRSDDDGARPAERERATAALKHRDFRLLWAGQFVSTVGTQMQIVALGWQIYLLTGSPLNLGILGLLRAFPTITFALIGGTFADARDRRRLLLITQALLALFSLGLAIATGAGRASVGLIYVVTVLTATVDVFDDPARQALIPNLVPRHRLAQAITLNIVSSNIAAVAGPALGGLAIASFGLTTTYAIDAVSFGAVILALLAMRERPGVPLGAQGGIDAVLEGLRFVRENPVILSLMVLDFLATLFGASLVLLPIFASEILKVGADGLGLLYAAPAAGAVVGGLVLSALPVSRRPGRMVILSVACYGVAVAIFGAAPSFRVALLALAASGAADTVSMTFRHTIRQLATPDPLRGRIAAVHTVFAGGGPELGNFEAGLTAKLFGTQPAVIAGGVACILIAAGVAAASPRIRDYRVDEPEFRTADPGS from the coding sequence GTGCGTTCAGACGATGACGGCGCTCGGCCGGCCGAGCGCGAGCGGGCAACCGCGGCGCTGAAGCATCGTGATTTCCGGCTGCTTTGGGCCGGCCAGTTCGTCTCGACGGTCGGCACCCAGATGCAGATCGTCGCCCTCGGCTGGCAGATCTATCTGCTGACCGGCTCGCCACTGAACCTTGGCATCCTTGGCCTGCTGCGGGCGTTCCCGACGATCACCTTCGCGCTCATTGGCGGGACGTTCGCCGATGCCCGCGATCGACGCCGGCTGCTGCTGATCACCCAGGCGCTCCTGGCGCTCTTCTCGCTGGGTCTCGCGATCGCCACCGGGGCCGGCCGCGCGTCGGTCGGCCTCATCTACGTGGTAACCGTGCTGACGGCGACGGTCGATGTTTTCGATGACCCGGCCCGCCAGGCGCTGATCCCGAATCTGGTCCCACGCCACCGGTTGGCCCAGGCAATTACGCTGAATATCGTATCCAGCAACATCGCGGCGGTGGCCGGCCCGGCGCTCGGCGGGCTGGCGATCGCCAGCTTTGGCCTGACGACGACCTACGCGATCGACGCTGTCTCGTTCGGCGCGGTCATTCTGGCGCTGCTGGCCATGCGCGAGCGGCCTGGTGTGCCGCTCGGCGCGCAGGGAGGCATCGACGCGGTGCTGGAGGGGCTGCGCTTCGTCCGCGAGAACCCGGTTATCCTCTCGCTGATGGTGCTCGATTTCCTTGCGACGCTGTTCGGCGCGTCGCTCGTGCTGCTGCCGATCTTCGCCAGCGAGATTCTGAAGGTTGGGGCCGATGGGCTCGGGTTGCTCTACGCCGCGCCAGCGGCGGGGGCAGTGGTCGGCGGGCTGGTGCTTTCCGCGCTGCCAGTCTCCCGACGCCCGGGACGAATGGTGATCCTCTCGGTCGCCTGCTACGGGGTGGCAGTGGCTATCTTCGGCGCGGCGCCCAGCTTCCGGGTCGCGTTGCTGGCCCTGGCGGCTTCGGGGGCAGCCGACACGGTCAGCATGACCTTCCGCCACACGATCCGCCAGCTGGCGACGCCGGATCCGCTTCGCGGGCGCATAGCGGCGGTGCACACCGTCTTCGCTGGCGGCGGTCCGGAGCTGGGCAACTTCGAGGCAGGACTGACGGCGAAGCTGTTCGGCACGCAGCCAGCCGTGATTGCCGGCGGGGTCGCGTGCATCCTTATCGCGGCCGGCGTCGCAGCAGCCAGCCCGCGCATCCGGGACTACCGGGTCGATGAGCCGGAATTCCGAACGGCTGATCCAGGGTCATAG